One window of the Saccopteryx bilineata isolate mSacBil1 chromosome 2, mSacBil1_pri_phased_curated, whole genome shotgun sequence genome contains the following:
- the NECTIN4 gene encoding nectin-4 isoform X1 produces MWGPEACLLLLLLASLTGRCPAGELETEGLVTVVLGQDARLPCFYRGDPGEQVAQVAWARVDAGEGAQKLALLHSQYGLHVSPAYEGRVEQPPPPRSPLDGAVLLRNAVQADEGEYECRVSTFPAGSFQAQLRLRVLVPPLPSLNPGPALEEGQGLTLAASCTAEGSPAPNVTWDTEVKGTTSSRSFKHSRSAAVTSEFHLVPSRSMNGQPLTCVVSHPGLIQDQRITHILHVAFLAEASVRGLEDQKLWQVGREGAVLKCLSEGQPPPSYNWTRLDGPLPSGVRVEGDTLGFPPLTAEHSGIYVCHVSNELSSRDSRVTVEVIADPEETSGKPVDLVSASVVVVGVIAAFLLCLLVVVVLLMSRYHRRKAQQMTQKYEEELTLTRENSIRRLHSHHADPRSQPEESVGLRAEGHPDSLKDNSSCSVMSEEPEGRSYSTLTTVREIETQTELLSPGSEHAEEAGDGDEGIKQAMNHFVQENGTLRAKPTGNGIYINGRGHLV; encoded by the exons GCCGGTGCCCGGCGGGCGAGCTGGAGACGGAGGGCCTGGTGACTGTGGTGCTGGGTCAGGACGCAAGGCTGCCCTGCTTCTACCGAGGGGACCCCGGCGAGCAGGTGGCGCAGGTGGCCTGGGCGCGCGTGGACGCGGGCGAAGGAGCCCAGAAGCTGGCGCTGCTGCACTCCCAGTACGGGCTGCACGTGAGCCCGGCCTACGAGGGCCGCGTGGAGCAGCCGCCGCCCCCGCGGAGCCCCCTGGACGGCGCGGTGCTGCTGCGGAACGCAGTGCAGGCGGACGAGGGCGAGTACGAGTGTCGCGTCAGCACCTTCCCTGCCGGCAGCTTCCAGGCACAGCTGCGGCTCCGCGTGCTGG TTCCTCCCCTGCCCTCACTGAATCCTGGCCCCGCACTGGAGGAGGGCCAGGGCCTGACACTGGCTGCCTCCTGCACAGCAGAGGGCAGCCCAGCCCCCAACGTAACCTGGGACACAGAAGTCAAGGGTACAACTTCCAGCCGCTCCTTCAAGCACTCCCGCTCAGCAGCGGTAACTTCAGAGTTCCACCTGGTGCCCAGTCGCAGCATGAATGGGCAGCCACTGACCTGCGTAGTGTCCCACCCGGGCCTGATCCAGGACCAGAGGATCACCCACATCCTCCACGTGGCCT TCCTTGCTGAGGCCTCTGTGAGGGGCCTTGAAGACCAAAAGCTGTGGCAGGTCGGCAGGGAAGGCGCTGTGCTCAAGTGCCTGAGTGAAGGACAGCCCCCTCCCTCCTACAACTGGACGCG GTTGGACGGGCCTCTGCCGAGTGGGGTACGCGTGGAAGGGGACACCCTGGGCTTTCCCCCGCTGACCGCTGAGCACAGTGGCATCTACGTCTGTCACGTCAGCAATGAGCTGTCTTCAAGGGATTCAAGGGTCACAGTGGAGGTCATTG CAGACCCAGAGGAGACTTCGGGGAAGCCGGTGGACCTGGTGTCGGcctcagtggtggtggtgggtgtgatCGCCGCGTTCCTTCTCTGCcttctggtggtggtggtgctgctgATGTCACGATACCATCGGCGAAAGGCCCAGCAGATGACCCAGAAGTA CGAAGAGGAGCTGACCCTGACCAGGGAGAACTCCATTCGaaggctgcattcccaccacgCAGACCCCAGGAGCCAG CCGGAGGAGAGTGTAGGGCTGAGAGCCGAGGGCCACCCTGATAGTCTCAAGGACAACAGTAGCTGCTCTGTGATG AGTGAAGAGCCGGAGGGCCGCAGTTACTCCACGCTGACCACAGTGAGGGAGATCGAGACGCAGACCGAGCTGCTGTCTCCGGGCTCCGAGCATGCGGAGGAGGCAGGGGATGGTGACGAAGGCATCAAACAGGCCATGAACCACTTTGTGCAGGAGAACGGGACGCTGCGGGCCAAGCCCACGGGCAATGGCATCTACATCAACGGGCGGGGGCACCTGGTCTGA
- the NECTIN4 gene encoding nectin-4 isoform X3, with protein MWGPEACLLLLLLASLTGRCPAGELETEGLVTVVLGQDARLPCFYRGDPGEQVAQVAWARVDAGEGAQKLALLHSQYGLHVSPAYEGRVEQPPPPRSPLDGAVLLRNAVQADEGEYECRVSTFPAGSFQAQLRLRVLVPPLPSLNPGPALEEGQGLTLAASCTAEGSPAPNVTWDTEVKGTTSSRSFKHSRSAAVTSEFHLVPSRSMNGQPLTCVVSHPGLIQDQRITHILHVAFLAEASVRGLEDQKLWQVGREGAVLKCLSEGQPPPSYNWTRLDGPLPSGVRVEGDTLGFPPLTAEHSGIYVCHVSNELSSRDSRVTVEVIADPEETSGKPVDLVSASVVVVGVIAAFLLCLLVVVVLLMSRYHRRKAQQMTQKYEEELTLTRENSIRRLHSHHADPRSQSEEPEGRSYSTLTTVREIETQTELLSPGSEHAEEAGDGDEGIKQAMNHFVQENGTLRAKPTGNGIYINGRGHLV; from the exons GCCGGTGCCCGGCGGGCGAGCTGGAGACGGAGGGCCTGGTGACTGTGGTGCTGGGTCAGGACGCAAGGCTGCCCTGCTTCTACCGAGGGGACCCCGGCGAGCAGGTGGCGCAGGTGGCCTGGGCGCGCGTGGACGCGGGCGAAGGAGCCCAGAAGCTGGCGCTGCTGCACTCCCAGTACGGGCTGCACGTGAGCCCGGCCTACGAGGGCCGCGTGGAGCAGCCGCCGCCCCCGCGGAGCCCCCTGGACGGCGCGGTGCTGCTGCGGAACGCAGTGCAGGCGGACGAGGGCGAGTACGAGTGTCGCGTCAGCACCTTCCCTGCCGGCAGCTTCCAGGCACAGCTGCGGCTCCGCGTGCTGG TTCCTCCCCTGCCCTCACTGAATCCTGGCCCCGCACTGGAGGAGGGCCAGGGCCTGACACTGGCTGCCTCCTGCACAGCAGAGGGCAGCCCAGCCCCCAACGTAACCTGGGACACAGAAGTCAAGGGTACAACTTCCAGCCGCTCCTTCAAGCACTCCCGCTCAGCAGCGGTAACTTCAGAGTTCCACCTGGTGCCCAGTCGCAGCATGAATGGGCAGCCACTGACCTGCGTAGTGTCCCACCCGGGCCTGATCCAGGACCAGAGGATCACCCACATCCTCCACGTGGCCT TCCTTGCTGAGGCCTCTGTGAGGGGCCTTGAAGACCAAAAGCTGTGGCAGGTCGGCAGGGAAGGCGCTGTGCTCAAGTGCCTGAGTGAAGGACAGCCCCCTCCCTCCTACAACTGGACGCG GTTGGACGGGCCTCTGCCGAGTGGGGTACGCGTGGAAGGGGACACCCTGGGCTTTCCCCCGCTGACCGCTGAGCACAGTGGCATCTACGTCTGTCACGTCAGCAATGAGCTGTCTTCAAGGGATTCAAGGGTCACAGTGGAGGTCATTG CAGACCCAGAGGAGACTTCGGGGAAGCCGGTGGACCTGGTGTCGGcctcagtggtggtggtgggtgtgatCGCCGCGTTCCTTCTCTGCcttctggtggtggtggtgctgctgATGTCACGATACCATCGGCGAAAGGCCCAGCAGATGACCCAGAAGTA CGAAGAGGAGCTGACCCTGACCAGGGAGAACTCCATTCGaaggctgcattcccaccacgCAGACCCCAGGAGCCAG AGTGAAGAGCCGGAGGGCCGCAGTTACTCCACGCTGACCACAGTGAGGGAGATCGAGACGCAGACCGAGCTGCTGTCTCCGGGCTCCGAGCATGCGGAGGAGGCAGGGGATGGTGACGAAGGCATCAAACAGGCCATGAACCACTTTGTGCAGGAGAACGGGACGCTGCGGGCCAAGCCCACGGGCAATGGCATCTACATCAACGGGCGGGGGCACCTGGTCTGA
- the NECTIN4 gene encoding nectin-4 isoform X2, producing the protein MWGPEACLLLLLLASLTGRCPAGELETEGLVTVVLGQDARLPCFYRGDPGEQVAQVAWARVDAGEGAQKLALLHSQYGLHVSPAYEGRVEQPPPPRSPLDGAVLLRNAVQADEGEYECRVSTFPAGSFQAQLRLRVLVPPLPSLNPGPALEEGQGLTLAASCTAEGSPAPNVTWDTEVKGTTSSRSFKHSRSAAVTSEFHLVPSRSMNGQPLTCVVSHPGLIQDQRITHILHVAFLAEASVRGLEDQKLWQVGREGAVLKCLSEGQPPPSYNWTRLDGPLPSGVRVEGDTLGFPPLTAEHSGIYVCHVSNELSSRDSRVTVEVIDPEETSGKPVDLVSASVVVVGVIAAFLLCLLVVVVLLMSRYHRRKAQQMTQKYEEELTLTRENSIRRLHSHHADPRSQPEESVGLRAEGHPDSLKDNSSCSVMSEEPEGRSYSTLTTVREIETQTELLSPGSEHAEEAGDGDEGIKQAMNHFVQENGTLRAKPTGNGIYINGRGHLV; encoded by the exons GCCGGTGCCCGGCGGGCGAGCTGGAGACGGAGGGCCTGGTGACTGTGGTGCTGGGTCAGGACGCAAGGCTGCCCTGCTTCTACCGAGGGGACCCCGGCGAGCAGGTGGCGCAGGTGGCCTGGGCGCGCGTGGACGCGGGCGAAGGAGCCCAGAAGCTGGCGCTGCTGCACTCCCAGTACGGGCTGCACGTGAGCCCGGCCTACGAGGGCCGCGTGGAGCAGCCGCCGCCCCCGCGGAGCCCCCTGGACGGCGCGGTGCTGCTGCGGAACGCAGTGCAGGCGGACGAGGGCGAGTACGAGTGTCGCGTCAGCACCTTCCCTGCCGGCAGCTTCCAGGCACAGCTGCGGCTCCGCGTGCTGG TTCCTCCCCTGCCCTCACTGAATCCTGGCCCCGCACTGGAGGAGGGCCAGGGCCTGACACTGGCTGCCTCCTGCACAGCAGAGGGCAGCCCAGCCCCCAACGTAACCTGGGACACAGAAGTCAAGGGTACAACTTCCAGCCGCTCCTTCAAGCACTCCCGCTCAGCAGCGGTAACTTCAGAGTTCCACCTGGTGCCCAGTCGCAGCATGAATGGGCAGCCACTGACCTGCGTAGTGTCCCACCCGGGCCTGATCCAGGACCAGAGGATCACCCACATCCTCCACGTGGCCT TCCTTGCTGAGGCCTCTGTGAGGGGCCTTGAAGACCAAAAGCTGTGGCAGGTCGGCAGGGAAGGCGCTGTGCTCAAGTGCCTGAGTGAAGGACAGCCCCCTCCCTCCTACAACTGGACGCG GTTGGACGGGCCTCTGCCGAGTGGGGTACGCGTGGAAGGGGACACCCTGGGCTTTCCCCCGCTGACCGCTGAGCACAGTGGCATCTACGTCTGTCACGTCAGCAATGAGCTGTCTTCAAGGGATTCAAGGGTCACAGTGGAGGTCATTG ACCCAGAGGAGACTTCGGGGAAGCCGGTGGACCTGGTGTCGGcctcagtggtggtggtgggtgtgatCGCCGCGTTCCTTCTCTGCcttctggtggtggtggtgctgctgATGTCACGATACCATCGGCGAAAGGCCCAGCAGATGACCCAGAAGTA CGAAGAGGAGCTGACCCTGACCAGGGAGAACTCCATTCGaaggctgcattcccaccacgCAGACCCCAGGAGCCAG CCGGAGGAGAGTGTAGGGCTGAGAGCCGAGGGCCACCCTGATAGTCTCAAGGACAACAGTAGCTGCTCTGTGATG AGTGAAGAGCCGGAGGGCCGCAGTTACTCCACGCTGACCACAGTGAGGGAGATCGAGACGCAGACCGAGCTGCTGTCTCCGGGCTCCGAGCATGCGGAGGAGGCAGGGGATGGTGACGAAGGCATCAAACAGGCCATGAACCACTTTGTGCAGGAGAACGGGACGCTGCGGGCCAAGCCCACGGGCAATGGCATCTACATCAACGGGCGGGGGCACCTGGTCTGA